One genomic segment of Vibrio mimicus includes these proteins:
- a CDS encoding HlyD family secretion protein, translating into MDLLLILTYTALCVAVFKIFKIPLNKWTVPTAVLGGVVLIGTLILLMNYNHPFTQLGNQVYSTTPIVSGVRGRVIEVPVKANQPLTQGDVLFRIDPVPFEAEVARLSAKVKEASQGALGLESTLKESQAAVLKAVAERDKAQREFDRYKRGYDRGAFTEQQMDTTRQAYKAAQAALEVAQSKQEQAQIALDSEVGGENTTVAQLLAELRKAEFDLEQTVVRAPTDGYVTQLALRPGMMSVPLPLAPVMTFVHTEEKIYTAAFRQNSLQRLQPGFEAEFMFRALPGKVFKGEVIEVLPAIGESQFQARGSLLGTEALKTSGRVFVTLRITDDLSQYHLPMGTAVEVAVYSDSFEHVSIMRKILIRMKSWQNYLYLDH; encoded by the coding sequence ATGGATTTACTGCTTATCCTAACTTACACAGCATTGTGCGTTGCGGTATTTAAAATTTTCAAAATCCCTCTCAATAAATGGACAGTACCGACGGCGGTTTTAGGCGGTGTGGTTTTAATTGGTACGCTGATTTTGTTGATGAACTACAACCACCCTTTCACTCAACTGGGCAATCAGGTGTATTCAACCACCCCGATTGTTTCTGGAGTTCGTGGTCGTGTCATTGAGGTTCCCGTTAAAGCGAACCAACCGCTCACACAAGGAGATGTACTGTTTCGTATCGACCCTGTACCTTTTGAAGCGGAAGTTGCCCGCTTGAGCGCGAAAGTGAAAGAAGCAAGTCAAGGCGCTTTAGGGCTAGAATCAACGTTGAAGGAATCGCAAGCTGCAGTATTAAAAGCAGTAGCAGAACGAGACAAAGCACAACGTGAGTTCGACCGTTACAAACGTGGCTATGATCGTGGGGCTTTTACTGAGCAACAAATGGATACCACTCGCCAAGCCTACAAAGCGGCGCAAGCGGCCTTGGAAGTGGCACAGTCAAAACAAGAGCAAGCCCAAATCGCTTTAGATTCAGAAGTCGGTGGCGAAAACACCACGGTAGCTCAACTGTTAGCTGAACTGCGTAAAGCAGAATTCGATTTGGAACAAACCGTTGTTCGTGCACCAACGGATGGGTATGTGACTCAATTGGCACTGCGCCCTGGCATGATGTCGGTGCCACTGCCGTTAGCTCCCGTGATGACTTTTGTGCACACTGAAGAGAAAATCTATACTGCGGCGTTCCGCCAAAACTCGCTACAGCGCCTACAACCAGGGTTTGAAGCTGAATTCATGTTCCGCGCATTGCCTGGTAAGGTATTCAAAGGTGAAGTGATTGAAGTGCTACCTGCCATTGGCGAGAGCCAGTTCCAAGCGCGAGGTTCGCTCCTTGGGACGGAAGCACTCAAAACATCGGGACGTGTATTTGTCACGCTTCGTATTACCGATGATTTATCTCAGTACCATCTTCCAATGGGTACAGCTGTTGAAGTTGCGGTGTATTCAGACAGCTTTGAGCACGTCTCTATCATGCGCAAAATTCTGATCCGTATGAAGAGCTGGCAAAACTACCTCTATCTCGATCACTAA
- a CDS encoding GGDEF domain-containing protein, with translation MESLLNKIKEAGLDAAAVTGEEAIIFWNHVRQHVASTTQERAQSYIISAEYRREMKQWQTSIEELRAALSLLELPADLELLLSVKHSLSERLLDHGEYVAALSEYVAISNIAVEHGMIDDYVLAVLGMGNLCDAYGDHSRALRYYQKIDSIDHAISSRSLRLRYKLYMLACYINLGRFAVANDLIKECEELSILVSDKLLTGQIMLYQAKLYLQQGKVQKAMMTLANAQYSSSLTPSDWLSSMLRIELAHCLSKAGKAHLATLLLSSTEKRLKNIQSPFLEKRLYEAFSEVCEMENLYSTALTYEKKVFRIESDLMKRIPISELGPIQLRRLSRFELQLKLILSELENRELKETTENQKNTVLQLQQDVFTDPLTKLHNRRWLDVKLKDLLLHETPFAFLVVDIDHFKSINDELSHLVGDKAITNVSSELATYFKFRGASCVRFGGEEFLVILEHVTADMAQMHAETYRQRIFDFPWQEVLGERGLTVSIGITLHRDGENTQRTFYRADKALYRAKANGRNQVCVE, from the coding sequence ATGGAAAGCCTGCTTAATAAGATCAAAGAAGCTGGATTAGATGCGGCGGCAGTGACTGGCGAAGAAGCGATCATTTTTTGGAATCATGTTAGACAACATGTGGCCAGCACAACACAAGAGCGCGCACAAAGTTACATCATCAGCGCGGAATATCGCCGCGAAATGAAACAGTGGCAAACCAGTATTGAAGAGTTACGAGCCGCACTTTCACTTTTGGAGCTGCCCGCCGATCTCGAGTTACTCCTCTCCGTTAAACACAGTTTAAGTGAGCGTTTACTGGATCATGGTGAGTACGTGGCTGCTCTATCCGAATATGTCGCGATTTCAAATATTGCGGTTGAACACGGCATGATAGATGACTACGTTTTGGCAGTTCTCGGTATGGGCAACTTGTGTGATGCTTATGGCGATCATAGTCGAGCCTTACGCTACTACCAGAAAATCGACAGCATAGATCATGCAATTTCCAGTCGCTCACTGCGCCTGCGCTACAAACTCTACATGCTGGCTTGCTACATCAACCTTGGACGTTTTGCGGTTGCTAATGATCTCATCAAAGAGTGCGAAGAATTGAGTATTTTAGTCAGTGATAAATTGCTGACTGGGCAGATCATGCTGTATCAAGCCAAACTCTACTTACAGCAAGGCAAAGTGCAAAAGGCCATGATGACATTGGCCAATGCGCAATATTCATCATCTCTCACGCCCTCAGATTGGCTTTCAAGCATGCTGCGCATCGAGCTAGCTCATTGCCTATCAAAAGCAGGAAAAGCCCATTTAGCCACTTTACTACTCAGCAGCACCGAAAAGCGCCTAAAAAACATTCAGTCGCCTTTCCTTGAAAAACGCTTATACGAAGCGTTCAGTGAAGTATGCGAAATGGAGAATTTGTACTCTACCGCCCTCACTTATGAGAAAAAAGTTTTTCGCATCGAAAGCGATTTAATGAAACGGATCCCGATCAGTGAGCTAGGCCCGATTCAACTTCGTCGCCTATCGCGTTTTGAACTGCAGCTGAAGTTGATCTTGTCAGAACTCGAAAACCGAGAACTCAAAGAAACTACGGAAAATCAGAAAAATACCGTGCTGCAGTTGCAGCAAGATGTGTTCACTGATCCATTAACCAAATTACATAATCGCCGTTGGCTCGATGTAAAACTCAAAGATCTGCTGCTCCATGAAACCCCGTTTGCTTTCTTGGTAGTGGATATCGATCACTTTAAATCGATCAACGATGAGTTGAGTCATTTGGTTGGCGATAAAGCAATTACCAATGTCTCCAGTGAACTGGCCACCTACTTTAAATTCCGCGGAGCCTCTTGCGTACGCTTTGGCGGCGAAGAGTTTTTGGTGATCCTTGAACACGTGACTGCCGACATGGCGCAAATGCACGCAGAAACCTACCGCCAACGTATTTTTGACTTCCCTTGGCAAGAAGTGCTTGGAGAACGTGGGCTCACCGTTAGCATCGGCATCACTTTACATCGTGATGGTGAAAACACTCAGCGCACCTTCTACCGTGCAGACAAAGCGTTGTATCGTGCCAAAGCCAATGGTCGTAACCAAGTATGTGTGGAATAG
- a CDS encoding S41 family peptidase, giving the protein MHLPQFTLSSVLLLTSLIAPNLGLANTNQPETAAHVRPTWLRDIALSPDGQKIAFTYAGQIWLVPAQGGEAVALTESGVYSENPVWSPDSQSIAFSSDRYGFGDVFILSIQGGESRRLTYHGAKDIPYAFSADGQLIYFSSRRLGDDKANASVKQGSFMAQLYSVPSVGGREQRVLPIAVSDVAVSPAQSEILYTNQPSDEQPWRKGAVSDATRDIWQWSPLTGKHTQITTFRGEDRNPVWSADGTSMFYLSEQAGNFNVWQQRFDGSEPVQITYHQQLPVRFLSASLQGDLAYGFDGEIWRLKAGSEQPQKVDVSIRRSTMPDGRHSVNFNLETTEMVVAPNAAEVAIVARGDVYVVSLLSGLTQRITDTPEAERDISFSSDGYRLVYASEREGSWNLYQSYVNDGGKSFSTSLDIVEEPLLITESDVIQPLYSPNHKRIAYRENRNTLKVYDIEQDQTYTLLDEHALYSYVDADLSYQWSPDSEYLVTRDRAMFNGDIQLLKFDGSEVPLNLSQSGFAEFMPQFSADGQWVYWFTDAKGLRDIDNMVVQYDVYGVALNREAKFDFNKTQEQLWLEDEIAAEKNIVPSQHRPAELTVVENKGLKQRILRMTPVSLDIIFKHLTEDNKTLNIAYRTGDSVQISEINLRSGEMTALFNRSSEDALLLAMASDDESLLIMGEHGIENLNVVTGDTKFVRYQANANFDFRAEIAYLFEHVWRLTQTKFYDPKMHGMDWKQYGDLYRKHLPSIHTYNDFAELLSEMVGELNVSHTGAFFMADNSSWEEPASLGLYYDDRYRGKGVRVKSLLPGGPADTYQSPIKAGAIIYSVNGKEISDQQDIHSFLNFTQGKLTRLNVLVPGEDKAQNFTLIPISLEEESELLYEQWVEQRRALVEKLSDGRLGYVHLAAMDANSFEQMQNDMFGREKDKLGLVVDVRFNAGGWLHDQVMEILSGTRHSVLQTRDGYVVSSFPERRWAKPSIMLANADSYSDGSIVPYFYQKEGLGKLVGERVPGTGTAVIWERQQEPGLVYGVPQLGIKDEQGRWFENQEIVPDILVYNDPESVVAGDDRQLAAAVEALLADTASK; this is encoded by the coding sequence CTGACGTCGCTTATAGCCCCGAACCTAGGGCTCGCGAACACGAATCAACCCGAAACCGCTGCGCATGTTCGGCCAACTTGGTTAAGGGATATTGCACTGTCACCCGATGGGCAAAAGATCGCTTTTACCTACGCGGGGCAGATTTGGCTTGTGCCTGCGCAAGGAGGTGAAGCTGTTGCACTGACCGAAAGCGGCGTGTACAGCGAAAATCCAGTTTGGTCCCCAGACAGTCAATCGATCGCTTTCAGCTCAGATCGATATGGGTTTGGTGATGTTTTTATTCTTTCTATACAAGGAGGGGAGAGCCGCCGATTAACCTATCACGGAGCGAAGGATATTCCTTATGCGTTTTCGGCTGATGGTCAGCTTATCTATTTCTCCTCACGTCGACTCGGCGATGATAAAGCCAATGCAAGTGTCAAACAGGGCAGTTTTATGGCACAGCTTTACTCTGTTCCCTCGGTTGGCGGCAGAGAGCAGCGAGTTTTGCCTATTGCAGTGAGTGATGTGGCGGTATCTCCTGCGCAATCTGAGATCCTCTACACCAACCAACCTTCAGATGAGCAACCGTGGCGTAAAGGTGCGGTGTCGGATGCCACACGGGATATTTGGCAGTGGTCCCCACTCACTGGAAAACACACTCAAATCACCACTTTCCGTGGCGAAGACCGCAATCCAGTCTGGAGTGCGGATGGGACATCTATGTTCTATCTGTCTGAGCAAGCGGGGAATTTTAATGTCTGGCAACAGCGCTTTGATGGCTCAGAGCCTGTGCAAATCACATATCATCAGCAGTTGCCAGTGCGTTTCTTAAGTGCCAGTTTACAAGGCGATTTAGCCTATGGGTTTGATGGTGAAATTTGGCGACTCAAAGCAGGCTCAGAGCAACCTCAAAAGGTGGATGTCTCGATACGTCGTAGCACAATGCCCGATGGCCGTCATAGTGTGAATTTTAACCTTGAAACCACCGAAATGGTGGTAGCTCCCAATGCTGCTGAAGTAGCGATTGTGGCGCGTGGGGATGTTTATGTGGTGTCTTTACTTTCTGGGCTAACCCAACGTATTACTGACACTCCTGAAGCGGAGCGAGATATTTCATTTTCCAGTGATGGGTATCGCTTGGTCTATGCCTCTGAGCGTGAGGGTAGTTGGAATCTTTATCAAAGCTACGTGAATGATGGAGGGAAAAGCTTTTCAACTTCACTCGATATTGTTGAAGAGCCTTTATTGATTACCGAGTCGGATGTGATTCAACCGCTCTATTCCCCTAATCATAAACGGATCGCTTACCGTGAGAATCGTAATACGCTCAAAGTGTATGATATCGAACAGGATCAAACTTATACCCTATTAGATGAACATGCACTCTATTCTTATGTTGATGCCGATCTGAGCTATCAGTGGTCGCCAGACAGTGAATATTTAGTGACTCGTGACCGAGCAATGTTTAATGGTGATATCCAACTACTGAAATTTGATGGAAGCGAAGTGCCGCTCAACCTAAGCCAAAGTGGTTTTGCTGAATTCATGCCGCAATTTAGCGCTGATGGGCAATGGGTTTACTGGTTTACCGATGCCAAGGGTCTGCGTGATATTGATAATATGGTTGTGCAGTATGATGTCTACGGTGTTGCACTTAACCGCGAAGCCAAATTTGATTTCAATAAAACCCAAGAGCAGTTATGGCTTGAAGATGAAATCGCCGCTGAGAAAAATATTGTGCCTAGCCAACACCGGCCTGCAGAGTTAACGGTGGTGGAAAATAAAGGGCTTAAGCAGCGCATTCTGCGTATGACACCAGTCTCATTAGATATTATTTTCAAGCACTTAACAGAAGATAACAAAACGTTGAACATCGCTTACCGGACCGGTGATTCAGTACAAATCTCAGAAATCAATCTGCGCAGTGGTGAGATGACCGCTTTGTTTAATCGATCGAGCGAAGATGCCCTTTTACTTGCTATGGCCTCTGATGATGAAAGCCTACTCATTATGGGAGAGCACGGGATTGAGAATCTGAACGTTGTCACTGGCGATACGAAATTTGTGCGTTATCAAGCGAATGCTAATTTTGATTTTCGAGCGGAAATCGCCTACTTGTTTGAGCATGTATGGCGGCTGACTCAAACCAAATTTTATGATCCGAAAATGCATGGTATGGACTGGAAACAGTACGGTGATTTATACCGTAAGCACTTACCAAGTATTCATACCTACAACGACTTTGCTGAACTACTGAGTGAAATGGTCGGAGAGCTCAATGTCTCACACACCGGAGCATTTTTTATGGCCGATAACTCCAGTTGGGAAGAGCCCGCATCGCTAGGGCTTTACTATGATGATCGTTATCGAGGCAAAGGGGTGCGCGTGAAATCACTTTTACCTGGTGGTCCTGCGGATACCTATCAATCCCCCATTAAAGCGGGAGCCATTATATACTCGGTGAACGGTAAAGAGATTAGTGATCAGCAGGATATTCACTCTTTCCTGAATTTTACCCAAGGCAAATTGACCCGTTTAAACGTGCTCGTACCAGGGGAGGATAAAGCGCAGAATTTCACGTTAATTCCGATCAGTTTAGAGGAAGAAAGTGAGCTGCTTTATGAGCAATGGGTTGAGCAGCGCCGAGCGCTCGTTGAAAAGCTGTCGGATGGTCGTTTGGGGTATGTACACCTTGCCGCGATGGATGCGAACAGCTTTGAGCAGATGCAAAATGATATGTTTGGCCGTGAGAAAGACAAACTAGGCTTAGTGGTGGATGTACGTTTTAATGCCGGTGGCTGGCTGCATGATCAAGTGATGGAGATTTTATCAGGAACACGGCATTCAGTGCTGCAAACTCGTGATGGGTATGTGGTTTCCTCCTTCCCAGAACGACGCTGGGCGAAACCGAGCATTATGCTCGCCAATGCTGACAGCTATTCTGATGGATCGATTGTGCCTTATTTCTATCAAAAAGAAGGTCTCGGAAAGTTGGTTGGAGAACGAGTCCCTGGTACAGGCACAGCCGTGATTTGGGAGCGGCAACAAGAACCGGGATTGGTGTACGGAGTGCCGCAATTAGGCATTAAAGATGAACAAGGTCGTTGGTTCGAAAATCAAGAAATTGTCCCCGATATTTTGGTGTATAACGATCCAGAATCCGTTGTGGCAGGGGACGATCGCCAGTTGGCCGCTGCAGTTGAAGCATTGCTAGCCGACACGGCTTCTAAATAA
- a CDS encoding DUF3302 domain-containing protein: MFLDYFALGLLIFVALVIFYGIIVIHDIPYEISKERDHPHQDAIHYAGWVSLFTLHALWPFLWIWATLWRKERGWGFAKLEAEQHDIHHRVDVLIDEVKQLRTELETLKASASPVSPTPVAAPTSEEKQ; this comes from the coding sequence ATGTTTCTCGACTATTTTGCCCTTGGGTTACTGATCTTTGTCGCCCTGGTCATTTTTTACGGCATCATTGTCATTCATGACATCCCCTATGAAATCTCGAAAGAACGTGACCATCCACATCAAGATGCCATTCATTACGCAGGTTGGGTAAGCCTATTTACTCTCCATGCTTTATGGCCATTTTTATGGATTTGGGCCACCTTGTGGCGCAAAGAGCGTGGTTGGGGTTTTGCAAAACTCGAAGCCGAACAGCATGATATTCACCACCGAGTGGATGTGCTGATTGACGAAGTCAAACAGCTGCGTACCGAGCTAGAGACATTGAAAGCCTCAGCTTCTCCTGTTTCACCAACCCCCGTTGCTGCACCAACTTCAGAGGAGAAGCAATAA